From Acipenser ruthenus chromosome 23, fAciRut3.2 maternal haplotype, whole genome shotgun sequence, the proteins below share one genomic window:
- the LOC131699736 gene encoding replication protein A 32 kDa subunit-A-like has product MGDGGMNRSLSMPGSTGSGYSGAEDGGMNGLTPQQGQVLNLIKTCKEVQGISIQDIKIRLKGMNALAIKQAVEFLGNEGHIYSTVDEDHYRSTESEN; this is encoded by the exons ATGGGTGACGGTGGCATGAATCGGAGCCTCAGCATGCCAGGAAGCACGGGGAGCGGATACTCGGGAGCTGAGGATGGTGGGATGAATGGCTTGACACCACAGCAGGGTCAG gTGTTGAATTTGATCAAGACGTGTAAAGAAGTGCAAGGGATAAGTATTCAGGACATCAAAATCAGGCTTAAGGGAATGAACGCCCTGGCCATCAA GCAGGCTGTGGAGTTTCTCGGTAATGAAGGGCACATTTATTCCACTGTGGACGAGGACCACTACAGATCAACAGAGTCGGAGAACTGA